One Numenius arquata chromosome 9, bNumArq3.hap1.1, whole genome shotgun sequence DNA window includes the following coding sequences:
- the LOC141468320 gene encoding zinc finger protein ZIC 1: MLLDAGPQYPAIGVTTFGSSRHHSTADVTDREVGLGINPFADGMGAFKINPSTHELASAGQTAFTSQAPGYAAAALGHHHHPTHVSSYSSAAFNSTRDFLFRNRGFGEAAAASAQHSLFASAAGSFAGPHGHTDAAGHILFPGLHEQATSHASPNVVNGQMRLGFSGDMYGRPDQYGQVTSPRSEHYASTQLHGYGHMNMNMAAHHGAGAFFRYMRQPIKQELICKWIEPEQLSNPKKSCNKTFSTMHELVTHVTVEHVGGPEQSNHICFWEECPREGKPFKAKYKLVNHIRVHTGEKPFPCPFPGCGKVFARSENLKIHKRTHTGEKPFKCEFEGCDRRFANSSDRKKHMHVHTSDKPYLCKMCDKSYTHPSSLRKHMKVHESSSQGSQPSPAASSGYESSTPPTIVSPSTENQTASSLSPSSSAVHHTSSHSTLTSNFNEWYV; encoded by the exons ATGCTTCTGGATGCTGGACCGCAGTATCCCGCCATAGGAGTCACTACCTTCGGATCCTCTCGCCACCACTCCACGGCCGATGTCACGGACAGAGAAGTGGGGCTGGGGATCAACCCCTTCGCCGACGGCATGGGCGCCTTCAAAATCAACCCCAGCACCCACGAGCTGGCCTCGGCCGGCCAGACCGCCTTCACCTCGCAGGCGCCCGGCTACGCGGCGGCGGCCctgggccaccaccaccatccgACCCATGTCAGCTCCTACTCCAGCGCCGCCTTCAACTCCACCCGGGACTTTCTGTTCCGCAACCGCGGCttcggggaggcggcggccgccagCGCCCAGCACAGCCTCTTCGCCTCCGCCGCCGGCAGTTTCGCCGGACCCCACGGACACACCGATGCCGCGGGACATATACTTTTCCCGGGGCTGCACGAACAAGCCACTAGCCACGCTTCGCCTAACGTGGTGAACGGGCAGATGCGCCTGGGCTTCTCCGGAGACATGTACGGCAGACCCGACCAGTATGGCCAGGTCACCAGCCCGCGCTCCGAGCACTACGCCTCGACCCAGCTGCACGGTTACGGCCACATGAACATGAACATGGCAGCCCACCACGGGGCAGGGGCCTTCTTTCGTTACATGAGGCAGCCCATCAAACAGGAACTCATCTGTAAGTGGATTGAGCCCGAGCAATTGTCAAACCCCAAAAAGTCCTGCAACAAAACTTTCAGCACGATGCACGAGCTGGTGACTCATGTCACGGTGGAGCACGTTGGAGGACCCGAGCAGTCCAATCACATATGTTTCTGGGAAGAGTGTCCAAGAGAAGGGAAACCTTTCAAGGCCAAATATAAACTTGTAAATCACATCAGAGTCCACACAGGTGAAAAACCTTTCCCCTGCCCTTTCCCAGGCTGTGGCAAAGTGTTTGCCAGATCAGAGAATCTCAAAATACACAAAAGAACTCATACAG GTGAAAAACCATTTAAGTGTGAATTCGAGGGCTGTGACAGGCGCTTTGCAAACAGCAGCGACCGCAAAAagcacatgcatgtgcacacttCCGACAAGCCCTATCTCTGCAAAATGTGTGACAAGTCCTACAcgcaccccagctccctcagaaagCACATGAAG GTCCATGAATCATCCTCGCAGGGGTCCCAGCCTTCTCCCGCCGCCAGCTCAGGCTACGAGTCCTCCACCCCTCCAACCATCGTGTCTCCGTCCACAGAAAACCAGACCGCCAGCTCCTTATCCCCTTCCTCCTCCGCAGTCCACCACACGTCCAGCCACAGCACGCTTACATCAAATTTTAACGAATGGTACGTCTAA